A genomic region of Haliotis asinina isolate JCU_RB_2024 chromosome 1, JCU_Hal_asi_v2, whole genome shotgun sequence contains the following coding sequences:
- the LOC137258025 gene encoding protein turtle-like has product MNTTPAAILYVVAGVASCATSDSPVLSAVSDTAKFSWEIPQGGLGAGASFYAISPTGDTVFIVTGSGIFLPTANYRDRLVYQGNVAVRNFTFTLSNIQTSDAGTYTCGNGGSNSVIQNCGQKLVVLGKPTTPGRPVSTTPVYKQQVTLTCSSTSTTVPADHGLTLIYIWQRDDIDITVTSPGSPYTFTVSSRDSHSYRCRARESQGLESEWSQVYNMEPEYGPYQISLTPSTYSYTVTEHQALPSITCSALCRPGCSYRWIHNGTAFNSGAVLQGQADRSKAGFYSCQPSNAHGNSESVTVSVDVQYPADIAIFTVNSHKDSVTVNESDLATLRCQVDSKPWSVIRLLNGTEDLTRANDSLTATYKLQSADCRQRGNYSCTASNDIGEPVIKTMELLVKCLPRLDDSVSQQLRFAAMLGGDVTVSVSVLAYPLPTFTWRRSISTTQDLTGSSSPVSDISVTARLHLTNLQQQDFGDYSLTVDNGVDRSVTHTVSIVTEGPPQTPTQFRDLDNSTTSSVWLSWLPGFNGGQPQTFLIEYRQFATRTWIVYNSYGDTSDMMVVEVAGLISGEIYIFRLQAENENGDSNRHVFLETKTAGDPPAQQKLDVVCTSTGIIAGATVGGILLTLLIGGTVIMVLYRKGYRFGNVLKVTPLSFLRLMCHLMFLPHCVCRLLILFSDARKR; this is encoded by the exons ATGAACACGACCCCAGCTGCAATATTATATGTGGTAGCAG GTGTTGCATCATGTGCAACCAGTGACAGTCCAGTGTTGTCTGCAGTGTCTGACACAGCCAAGTTCAGTTGGGAGATTCCACAGGGAGGTCTTGGGGCAGGAGCCAGTTTCTATGCTATCAGTCCTACTGGTGACACTGTGTTCATAGTGACAGGTTCTGGGATATTCCTCCCCACTGCCAACTACAGAGATAGATTAGTGTACCAGGGGAACGTAGCAGTTAGGAATTTCACCTTCACCCTCAGCAACATCCAGACATCAGATGCTGGGACATACACCTGTGGGAATGGGGGTAGCAATAGTGTGATACAAAACTGTGGACAGAAACTTGTTGTCCTAG GTAAACCCACAACACCTGGCCGTCCAGTGTCAACAACACCTGTCTACAAACAGCAAGTGACCTTGACCTGCAGCTCCACTTCTACCACTGTCCCAGCTGACCATGGGCTGACCTTGATCTACATCTGGCAGCGGGACGACATTGACatcacagttacctcccctggttCCCCTTACACCTTCACAGTGAGTTCCCGGGACAGTCACAGCTACAGATGTAGAGCTAGAGAAAGTCAGGGTCTAGAGTCAGAGTGGAGCCAGGTGTACAACATGGAGCCTGAGT ATGGCCCATACCAGATCTCCCTCACACCTTCCACCTACTCCTACACTGTGACAGAACACCAGGCTCTTCCATCAATCACATGCTCCGCCCTCTGTAGACCCGGATGTAGCTACAGGTGGATACACAATGGAACAGCTTTCAACAGTGGAGCCGTGCTCCAGGGACAAGCTGACAGATCCAAGGCAGGCTTCTACAGTTGTCAGCCTTCTAATGCACACGGGAATAGTGAGAGTGTTacagtcagtgttgatgttCAGT ATCCAGCAGACATAGCTATATTTACCGTCAACTCTCACAAAGACTCAGTGACAGTTAACGAGTCTGATTTGGCCACCTTACGCTGTCAGGTTGACAGCAAGCCATGGTCTGTCATCAGGTTACTCAATGGAACTGAGGACTTGACTAGGGCAAATGACTCCTTAACTGCAACATATAAACTGCAATCAGCAGACTGTAGACAAAGAGGGAACTACTCTTGTACTGCCTCTAACGACATCGGGGAACCTGTCATCAAGACGATGGAGTTGCTGGTGAAAT GTTTACCTCGGCTAGATGACTCAGTGTCCCAGCAACTCAGGTTTGCTGCAATGCTGGGTGGCGACgtgactgtgtctgtgtcagtcCTGGCCTACCCCCTTCCTACTTTTACCTGGCGCAGATCCATCAGCACCACCCAGGACCTCACTGGTTCCTCCAGCCCGGTCTCAGACATCTCAGTCACTGCCAGACTACACCTTACTAACCTCCAGCAGCAGGACTTTGGTGACTACAGTCTTACAGTGGACAATGGTGTGGACAGATCAGTGACACACACTGTCAGCATAGTGACCGAAG GGCCACCACAGACACCGACACAGTTCAGAGATCTGGATAATTCAACAACGTCGTCGGTGTGGTTGTCGTGGCTGCCTGGTTTCAATGGTGGACAGCCTCAGACGTTTCTAATTGAGTATCGTCAGTTTGCTACAAGAACGTGGATTGTGTATAATTCTTATGGTGACACAagcgatatgatggtggtggaaGTAGCTGGCCTTATATCTGGAGAGATTTACATATTCCGACTAcaggctgaaaatgaaaatggagATTCCAACAGACATGTCTTCCTAGAAACTAAAACTGCAGGGG aTCCACCAGCCCAGCAAAAGCTCGACGTTGTGTGTACAAGTACAGGAATCATAGCAGGGGCGACAGTAGGAGGCATTCTTCTTACCCTGCTAATTGGAGGAACTGTTATAATGGTTCTGTATAGAAAGGGGTACAGGTTCGGCAACGTTCTGAAAG TGACCCCCTTATCCTTCCTACGATTGATGTGCCATTTGATGTTTTTGCCTCACTGTGTATGCCGTCTTCTTATTCTTTTTTCAGATGCTCGAAAAAGGTAA